The genomic interval GAGAAGGGCGCTTCTTCTCCTACGCTGGAGGTCATTAAGAATATGGCAAAGACGCTCGCCGTATCTTCAGATGAACTGATATTTGATGAAAAGGAAGGCGTAGCCTCTGCAAGAATACTTGATTCTAAACTGCTTGAGCAGTTTGAGACGATCTCAAATCTGAATCCCCGTGACAGAGATGCACTCGTGACCATTATAGAAAGCGTGATCATAAAAAATAAAATTCAGGAGGTAATGCCGCCGATGTCTGATACCGTATGGACAAAGGAAATGCAGAAGGTA from Nitrospirota bacterium carries:
- a CDS encoding helix-turn-helix domain-containing protein; protein product: PFAEKLSKLRKDRGLTQEELAKKVGVGIAQMRRYEKGASSPTLEVIKNMAKTLAVSSDELIFDEKEGVASARILDSKLLEQFETISNLNPRDRDALVTIIESVIIKNKIQEVMPPMSDTVWTKEMQKVVSEFRKGAEGYSEEEIESIVDEAVAAVRAEKKHKREKVAV